The following proteins come from a genomic window of Edaphobacter sp. 4G125:
- a CDS encoding DoxX family protein, producing the protein MKPPRWITLGFWITTALFALQMGFTAYAQLRITDVAKAFSHLGFPSYFRIELSWAKFAGIAVLLIPMVPARLKEWAYAGFAITLVSALIAHFAVGDGINAWGWAAGTVILWALSYFFWRRLQLIPASA; encoded by the coding sequence GTGAAGCCTCCCAGATGGATCACCCTTGGCTTCTGGATCACCACCGCTCTCTTTGCGCTCCAGATGGGTTTCACCGCTTATGCCCAACTGCGAATCACCGATGTGGCCAAGGCATTTTCTCACCTTGGCTTCCCTTCTTATTTCCGCATCGAACTCTCATGGGCCAAATTCGCAGGCATCGCCGTACTCCTAATCCCCATGGTCCCCGCGCGACTCAAGGAGTGGGCCTACGCCGGCTTTGCCATCACGCTTGTCTCTGCTCTGATCGCTCATTTTGCTGTCGGCGATGGCATCAATGCATGGGGATGGGCAGCAGGAACCGTTATCCTCTGGGCTCTGTCGTACTTCTTCTGGCGTCGCCTTCAGCTCATTCCAGCGAGCGCCTGA
- a CDS encoding EamA family transporter, with the protein MKHSLKPSQYAILITIMLTASVGDTLLSRGMAQVGQVDFHHLDLLWKALFNPFVISGIVLLIGFFASYMTALSWADLTFVMPATAFGYVVIALLSRFWLHEHLSIYRWAGIFLIVCAVGFVAGGPSRTEHPEEPHQLGLMDSGVGR; encoded by the coding sequence ATGAAGCACTCCCTTAAGCCTTCTCAGTACGCCATCCTCATTACCATCATGCTCACTGCATCCGTAGGAGACACCCTGCTCTCCCGCGGCATGGCCCAGGTCGGTCAGGTCGACTTCCATCACCTCGACCTGCTCTGGAAAGCCCTCTTCAATCCCTTTGTCATCTCCGGAATCGTCCTCCTTATCGGCTTCTTCGCCAGCTACATGACGGCACTCTCCTGGGCTGATCTCACCTTCGTGATGCCCGCTACTGCATTCGGGTACGTCGTCATCGCTCTGCTCAGCCGCTTCTGGCTTCATGAGCATCTTTCCATCTATCGCTGGGCCGGCATCTTCCTCATCGTCTGCGCCGTCGGCTTCGTCGCTGGCGGGCCATCCCGCACCGAACACCCGGAAGAGCCGCACCAACTCGGTCTCATGGACTCAGGAGTAGGGCGGTGA
- a CDS encoding DUF4256 domain-containing protein, translating into MPNTTLTSKQREELLKTLKARFEKNTNRHKNLEWTKVQARLEAHTGKLWSLHEMERTGGEPDVVGQDEKTGEYIFYDCSAESPKSRRSICYDHDALESRKEHKPADSAVNMATALGIEILTEEQYREFQKLGTFDTKTSSWIKTPSAVRKLGGALFCDRRYDTVFTYHNGAESYYAARGFRGSLRV; encoded by the coding sequence ATGCCAAACACAACACTCACCAGCAAACAACGTGAAGAGCTCCTCAAGACATTGAAAGCCCGCTTCGAGAAAAATACGAATCGGCATAAAAACCTTGAATGGACGAAGGTACAAGCCAGGCTCGAAGCCCATACCGGCAAGCTGTGGTCACTCCACGAGATGGAAAGAACAGGCGGTGAACCCGACGTTGTGGGGCAGGATGAAAAGACGGGGGAATACATCTTTTACGATTGCTCGGCAGAAAGCCCGAAAAGTCGCAGAAGCATCTGCTACGACCACGACGCCTTGGAATCGAGGAAAGAACATAAGCCCGCAGATAGTGCCGTCAATATGGCAACCGCACTTGGGATAGAGATTCTCACCGAAGAGCAGTATCGAGAGTTTCAGAAGCTCGGAACCTTCGATACGAAAACCTCGAGCTGGATCAAGACGCCCTCAGCAGTCAGAAAACTCGGCGGCGCTCTCTTTTGCGATCGCCGTTACGATACGGTCTTTACCTACCACAATGGCGCGGAATCTTATTACGCTGCCAGAGGGTTCCGTGGTTCGCTAAGAGTCTAA